A stretch of Schistocerca americana isolate TAMUIC-IGC-003095 chromosome 3, iqSchAmer2.1, whole genome shotgun sequence DNA encodes these proteins:
- the LOC124605826 gene encoding mpv17-like protein 2 isoform X2: MQFMRLSKIHMLRQLASGCRNVGHTMFNKYLLLTNVGISMCLSATGDVIQQHYEMMHNERKNVELIRTRNMSISGVTVGVVCHFTYNYLDKKLPGRSLQTVLKKVVVDQLVFSPIYLTVFFFTLAILEGSNWVTLKKEVTHKAWRLYLAEWLIWPPAQVINFYFLPTKFRVLYDNTISLGFDIYTSYIKHNIPIEEEKATLEEK; the protein is encoded by the coding sequence ATGCAGTTTATGAGACTTAGTAAAATCCATATGCTGAGGCAGTTGGCAAGTGGATGTCGAAATGTTGGACACACTATGTTCAACAAATACCTTCTTCTCACCAATGTTGGAATCTCCATGTGCCTCTCTGCTACTGGTGATGTCATCCAGCAACATTACGAGATGATGCATAACGAAAGAAAAAATGTGGAGTTAATAAGAACCCGAAACATGTCCATATCAGGAGTTACTGTTGGTGTTGTATGCCACTTTACATATAACTACTTAGATAAAAAGCTACCTGGAAGATCTCTGCAGACAGTTCTGAAAAAGGTTGTGGTGGATCAACTTGTATTTTCTCCCATAtatttaactgtgtttttcttcacCCTGGCCATATTAGAGGGTTCTAACTGGGTGACACTAAAAAAAGAAGTTACTCATAAGGCGTGGCGGTTGTACCTAGCAGAATGGCTAATTTGGCCTCCAGCACAAGtaataaatttctattttttaCCAACAAAATTTCGCGTGCTGTATGACAATACCATATCTCTTGGGTTCGATATATACACTTCATACATCAAACATAATATACCTATTGAGGAAGAAAAAGCGACTCTAGAAGAAAAGTGA